A single region of the Nocardioides aurantiacus genome encodes:
- a CDS encoding NAD-glutamate dehydrogenase, producing the protein MTALEQDKSELIDRVCDVARGAAGAAPAGVDVTEVMTAFYRHVAAEDLLERDPQDLYGAVMAQLRLARERPQGTAAVKVSTPTVSVNGWSASGHTVVEVVTDDMPFLVDSVSMALDRSEHDVHLVVHPQVVVRRDLTGTLQGVLDEQSSTEDHDVARESWMHVEIDRVPDEDLPAITEQLTKVLQDVRDAVEDWSRMHAQAGRIVERLRSDPPPLPEAELAQGASLLEWLAEDHFTFLGYREYTLRATDEGDVLVSVPGTGFGILRADPATPRPLPGPVARHARDPHLLVLAKANSRATVHRPVFLDYVGVKVFDESGAVVGEQRFLGLFSSAAYTESVRRIPVLREKAAAVIDEVGLDPTSHAGKALMDVLETYPRDELFQTPLEDLVPIASQVMLTRERRQLRLFVRRDRYARFHSCLVYLPRDRYNTAVRERIAAILTERLHGDSIEYTAHVGESFAARLHFVVRPAEGEALADVDVADLERRCAEAARSWRDDFVHAVVAAYGEEQGSRLARTYAGSFPEAYKEDYLPVTGANDLGRLEQVAGDDGLGLSLYQDVAAPAGEARLKVFRVGSRLSLSQVLPILSTMGVEVVDERPYELEGLPRESFIYDFGLRYHRPWPDQVRERFQDTVAAVWDGRNESDGFNALVLTAGLTWRQATVLRAYAKHLRQGGTPFAQDYIEGALQGNVDITRALVALFEARFDPGTRHEIPAAGGARVARCTEIEERITRALEEVTSLDHDRILRSYLAMVKATLRTSYYVTDADGRPLDRLSFKLDPAAIPDLPAPRPKFEIFVYSPRVEGVHLRFGAVARGGLRWSDRRDDFRTEVLGLVKAQMVKNTVIVPVGAKGGFFAKRLPDPGDREAWLAEGVAAYTSFISGLLDLTDNLVDGPDGREVVPPARVVRHDDDDPYLVVAADKGTATFSDIANGVSQQYGFWLGDAFASGGSVGYDHKAMGITARGAWVSVRRHFREMGVDCQREDVTAVGVGDMSGDVFGNGMLCSEHIRLVAAFDHRDVFVDPDPDAATSYAERRRLFDLPRSSWQDYDTSLISTGGGVWPRSAKSIPVSAEMRTALGLPDGTVRMTPAELQRAILLAPVDLLWNGGIGTYVKSAAESHAEAGDKANDAIRVDGAELRVRCVGEGGNLGLTQLGRIEYAREGGPDGDGGRIDTDFIDNSAGVDTSDHEVNIKILLDRVVSEGDLTGKQRGTLLASMTDQVAQLVLADNYEQNLALANAESLAPALLHVHEDWMRTLEKAGVLDRELEGLPSRRAVARLRERGLGLTAPELAVLMSWTKIVLAEQLLASDLPDDPYWRGELFGYFPSGMRQDYRAQMEAHQLRREIVVTQVVNQLVNAAGITYAHRLSAEAGASTADLTKAHFVAREIFGADRLRADIAGLDHQVDAAVQTRMRLEVRTLVERGARWLLDGRRIEAETDNLVDTYEVVVEQVMAELATLLQGEELEAFEARRDELVGLGVPEPLAARVAVCPPAAMLLGVVETAVREERDPLEVARTHMEVGAHLGLPRLLSLILRLPREDRWQSMARAALRDDLHAVHARLTANALAGDPPPERDGEQAVASLAEICSDDEADLARVSVALRVVRSLL; encoded by the coding sequence GTGACGGCGCTGGAGCAGGACAAGTCCGAGCTGATCGACCGGGTGTGCGACGTCGCACGGGGCGCGGCCGGAGCCGCACCCGCCGGCGTCGACGTCACCGAGGTGATGACGGCCTTCTACCGCCACGTGGCGGCCGAGGACCTGCTCGAGCGCGACCCGCAGGACCTCTACGGCGCGGTCATGGCGCAGCTGCGGCTCGCCCGTGAGCGACCCCAGGGGACGGCCGCGGTCAAGGTGTCCACCCCGACGGTCTCGGTCAACGGCTGGTCGGCGAGCGGGCACACCGTGGTCGAGGTGGTCACCGACGACATGCCGTTCCTCGTCGACTCGGTGTCGATGGCGCTGGACCGCTCCGAGCACGACGTGCACCTCGTGGTGCACCCGCAGGTCGTCGTACGACGCGACCTGACCGGCACGTTGCAGGGGGTGCTCGACGAGCAGAGCAGCACCGAGGACCACGACGTGGCCCGGGAGTCGTGGATGCACGTCGAGATCGACCGGGTGCCCGACGAGGACCTGCCGGCGATCACCGAGCAGCTGACCAAGGTGCTCCAGGACGTCCGCGACGCCGTGGAGGACTGGTCGCGGATGCACGCCCAGGCCGGCCGCATCGTGGAGCGGCTGCGCTCCGACCCGCCGCCGCTGCCCGAGGCCGAGCTGGCCCAGGGCGCCTCGCTGCTGGAGTGGCTGGCCGAGGACCACTTCACCTTCCTCGGCTACCGCGAGTACACCCTGCGCGCCACCGACGAGGGCGACGTCCTGGTCAGCGTGCCCGGCACCGGATTCGGCATCCTGCGGGCCGACCCCGCCACGCCGCGGCCGCTGCCCGGCCCCGTGGCCCGTCACGCCCGCGACCCCCACCTGCTCGTCCTGGCCAAGGCCAACTCGCGGGCCACCGTGCACCGCCCGGTGTTTCTCGACTACGTCGGCGTGAAGGTGTTCGACGAGTCCGGCGCGGTCGTGGGGGAGCAGCGGTTCCTGGGCCTGTTCTCCTCCGCGGCCTACACCGAGTCCGTACGCCGGATCCCGGTGCTGCGCGAGAAGGCGGCCGCGGTCATCGACGAGGTCGGCCTGGACCCCACCAGCCACGCCGGCAAGGCGCTGATGGACGTGCTGGAGACCTACCCCCGCGACGAGCTGTTCCAGACGCCGCTGGAGGACCTCGTCCCGATCGCCTCGCAGGTGATGCTGACCCGCGAGCGCCGGCAGCTGCGGCTGTTCGTGCGCCGCGACCGCTACGCCCGCTTCCACTCCTGCCTGGTCTACCTGCCGCGCGACCGCTACAACACCGCCGTGCGGGAGCGGATCGCCGCGATCCTCACCGAGCGGCTGCACGGCGACAGCATCGAGTACACCGCCCACGTGGGCGAGTCCTTCGCCGCCCGGCTCCACTTCGTGGTGCGTCCCGCCGAGGGCGAGGCGCTCGCCGACGTCGACGTCGCCGACCTGGAGCGTCGCTGCGCCGAGGCGGCCCGGTCCTGGCGCGACGACTTCGTCCACGCCGTCGTGGCGGCGTACGGCGAGGAGCAGGGCAGCCGCCTCGCCCGGACCTACGCCGGGTCGTTCCCCGAGGCCTACAAGGAGGACTACCTCCCGGTCACCGGGGCCAACGACCTCGGCCGGCTGGAGCAGGTCGCGGGCGACGACGGGCTGGGCCTCTCGCTCTACCAGGACGTGGCCGCCCCCGCAGGCGAGGCGCGGCTGAAGGTGTTCCGCGTCGGCTCGCGGCTCTCGCTGTCGCAGGTGTTGCCGATCCTGTCCACGATGGGCGTCGAGGTCGTCGACGAGCGACCCTACGAGCTCGAGGGGCTGCCGCGGGAGTCGTTCATCTACGACTTCGGGCTGCGCTACCACCGGCCCTGGCCCGACCAGGTCCGCGAGCGCTTCCAGGACACGGTGGCGGCGGTCTGGGACGGCCGCAACGAGAGCGACGGGTTCAACGCCCTGGTGCTGACCGCCGGGCTGACCTGGCGCCAGGCCACCGTGCTGCGCGCCTACGCCAAGCACCTGCGCCAGGGCGGCACGCCGTTCGCCCAGGACTACATCGAGGGCGCGCTGCAGGGCAACGTCGACATCACCCGCGCGCTGGTCGCGCTGTTCGAGGCGCGCTTCGACCCCGGCACGCGCCACGAGATCCCCGCGGCCGGCGGGGCGCGGGTCGCGCGCTGCACCGAGATCGAGGAGCGCATCACGCGGGCGCTCGAGGAGGTCACCAGCCTCGACCACGACCGGATCCTGCGCTCCTACCTGGCGATGGTGAAGGCCACGCTGCGCACCAGCTACTACGTCACCGACGCCGACGGTCGACCGCTGGACCGGCTCTCGTTCAAGCTCGACCCGGCGGCGATCCCCGACCTGCCGGCCCCGCGGCCCAAGTTCGAGATCTTCGTCTACTCGCCCCGCGTCGAGGGCGTGCACCTGCGCTTCGGAGCCGTCGCGCGCGGCGGCCTGCGCTGGTCCGACCGGCGCGACGACTTCCGCACCGAGGTGCTCGGGCTGGTCAAGGCGCAGATGGTCAAGAACACCGTGATCGTGCCGGTCGGCGCCAAGGGCGGCTTCTTCGCCAAGCGGCTGCCCGACCCGGGCGACCGGGAGGCGTGGCTGGCTGAGGGCGTCGCGGCGTACACCTCCTTCATCTCGGGGCTGCTCGACCTCACCGACAACCTCGTCGACGGGCCGGACGGCCGCGAGGTCGTGCCGCCCGCCCGGGTGGTCCGGCACGACGACGACGACCCCTACCTGGTCGTCGCCGCGGACAAGGGCACCGCGACCTTCAGCGACATCGCCAACGGCGTCTCGCAGCAGTACGGCTTCTGGCTCGGCGACGCGTTCGCCTCGGGCGGCTCGGTGGGCTACGACCACAAGGCGATGGGCATCACGGCGCGCGGCGCCTGGGTCTCGGTGCGTCGGCACTTCCGGGAGATGGGCGTCGACTGCCAGCGCGAGGACGTCACCGCGGTCGGCGTCGGCGACATGTCGGGCGACGTGTTCGGCAACGGGATGCTCTGCTCGGAGCACATCCGGCTGGTCGCGGCGTTCGACCACCGCGACGTGTTCGTCGACCCCGACCCCGACGCGGCCACGTCGTACGCCGAGCGCAGGCGGCTCTTCGACCTGCCCCGCTCGTCCTGGCAGGACTACGACACCTCGCTGATCAGCACGGGCGGCGGGGTGTGGCCGCGCAGCGCCAAGTCGATCCCGGTCAGCGCCGAGATGCGTACGGCGCTCGGCCTGCCCGACGGCACGGTGCGGATGACACCGGCCGAGCTGCAGCGCGCGATCCTGCTGGCACCGGTCGACCTGCTGTGGAACGGCGGTATCGGCACCTACGTCAAGTCCGCCGCCGAGAGCCACGCCGAGGCCGGCGACAAGGCCAACGACGCCATCCGGGTCGACGGCGCCGAGCTGCGGGTGCGCTGCGTCGGCGAGGGCGGCAACCTCGGTCTCACCCAGCTCGGGCGCATCGAGTACGCCCGGGAGGGCGGTCCCGACGGGGACGGGGGCCGCATCGACACCGACTTCATCGACAACTCCGCCGGCGTCGACACCTCCGACCACGAGGTCAACATCAAGATCCTGCTCGACCGCGTGGTGAGCGAGGGTGACCTGACCGGCAAGCAGCGGGGCACGCTGCTGGCCTCGATGACCGACCAGGTGGCGCAGCTGGTGCTGGCGGACAACTACGAGCAGAACCTCGCGCTCGCCAACGCCGAGTCGCTCGCGCCGGCGCTGCTGCACGTCCACGAGGACTGGATGCGCACGCTCGAGAAGGCCGGCGTGCTCGACCGCGAGCTCGAGGGCCTGCCCAGCCGCCGGGCCGTGGCCCGGCTGCGCGAGCGCGGCCTGGGGCTGACCGCGCCCGAGCTGGCGGTGCTGATGTCGTGGACCAAGATCGTGCTGGCCGAGCAGCTGCTCGCCAGCGACCTGCCCGACGACCCCTACTGGCGCGGCGAGCTGTTCGGCTACTTCCCCTCCGGCATGCGGCAGGACTACCGCGCGCAGATGGAGGCCCACCAGCTGCGTCGCGAGATCGTGGTGACGCAGGTCGTCAACCAGCTGGTCAACGCCGCGGGCATCACCTACGCCCACCGGCTCTCGGCCGAGGCCGGGGCCAGCACCGCCGACCTCACCAAGGCCCACTTCGTGGCCCGCGAGATCTTCGGCGCCGACCGGCTGCGGGCCGACATCGCCGGGCTCGACCACCAGGTCGACGCGGCGGTGCAGACGCGGATGCGGCTGGAGGTGCGGACCCTGGTCGAGCGCGGTGCGCGCTGGCTGCTCGACGGCCGCCGCATCGAGGCGGAGACCGACAACCTCGTCGACACCTACGAGGTCGTCGTCGAGCAGGTCATGGCCGAGCTCGCGACACTGCTGCAGGGCGAGGAGCTCGAGGCGTTCGAGGCCCGGCGCGACGAGCTGGTGGGGCTCGGCGTGCCCGAGCCGCTGGCCGCCCGCGTCGCGGTCTGCCCGCCCGCCGCGATGCTGCTCGGCGTGGTCGAGACCGCGGTGCGGGAGGAGCGCGACCCGCTCGAGGTGGCCCGCACCCACATGGAGGTCGGCGCCCACCTCGGGCTGCCGCGGCTGCTGTCGCTGATCCTGCGGCTCCCGCGCGAGGACCGCTGGCAGTCGATGGCCCGGGCCGCGCTGCGCGACGACCTGCACGCCGTCCACGCCCGGCTGACGGCCAACGCGCTGGCCGGCGACCCGCCTCCTGAGCGCGACGGGGAGCAGGCCGTGGCCAGCCTCGCCGAGATCTGCTCCGACGACGAGGCCGACCTCGCCCGCGTCTCGGTCGCGCTCCGGGTGGTGCGGAGCCTGTTGTAG
- a CDS encoding DUF2505 domain-containing protein, producing the protein MQLRHEITYRASPDEVFAMLADEAFRRRSAVAQGVLTADVSIVRGGRSEEGISVRIDQLQPTRGVPDVARRFVSETVRLVQLEEWSDAAGGTVVVELPGLPVTVTGKVGLEADGELTRQHVEADVEVRVPLVGARLAGFIGGLVAAGMDTEQQVGEAWLRGERG; encoded by the coding sequence GTGCAGCTCCGTCACGAGATCACCTACCGCGCCTCGCCCGACGAGGTCTTCGCCATGCTCGCCGACGAGGCCTTCCGTCGCCGTTCCGCGGTCGCCCAGGGGGTGCTGACCGCCGACGTGTCGATCGTGCGCGGTGGACGCTCCGAGGAGGGCATCAGCGTGCGCATCGACCAGCTGCAGCCGACCCGCGGCGTCCCCGACGTCGCCCGGCGCTTCGTCAGCGAGACGGTGCGGCTGGTGCAGCTCGAGGAGTGGTCCGACGCCGCCGGCGGCACGGTCGTGGTCGAGCTGCCCGGGCTGCCCGTCACGGTCACCGGCAAGGTCGGTCTCGAGGCCGACGGCGAGCTGACGCGGCAGCACGTGGAGGCCGACGTCGAGGTCCGGGTCCCGCTGGTCGGCGCCCGCCTGGCAGGCTTCATCGGCGGGCTGGTCGCGGCCGGCATGGACACCGAGCAGCAGGTCGGCGAGGCCTGGCTGAGAGGAGAGCGTGGATGA
- a CDS encoding tryptophan 2,3-dioxygenase has protein sequence MTPAEPTEETFVSFGEEAVAEGQRDRQLTYGSYLRLDQLLDAQHLESDPPAHDELLFVTVHQVYELWFQQLLHEVEAVRDALAAGPAGSGDRAWWARHLMNRVHVIERVLVQQVDVLETMTPQDFLEFRQRLAPASGFQSVQFRELEFLSGAKDPGYLERFRGITEAERARLDRRLAEPSLWDVFVDLVAARGLPVDDDATLVASLRTVAHDRGTHGEVWALAEALVLHDELAAAWRARHVVMVERMIGSRTGTGGSTGARYLRSRLDLKYYPLLWELRSAL, from the coding sequence ATGACACCGGCAGAGCCCACGGAGGAGACGTTCGTCAGCTTCGGTGAGGAGGCGGTGGCCGAGGGGCAGCGCGACCGCCAGCTGACCTACGGCAGCTACCTCCGTCTCGACCAGCTCCTCGACGCCCAGCACCTGGAGTCCGACCCGCCGGCCCACGACGAGCTGCTCTTCGTCACCGTCCACCAGGTCTATGAGCTGTGGTTCCAGCAGCTGCTGCACGAGGTCGAGGCGGTCCGCGACGCGCTCGCGGCGGGCCCCGCCGGGAGCGGGGACCGGGCGTGGTGGGCCCGGCACCTGATGAACCGCGTGCACGTCATCGAGCGGGTGCTGGTGCAGCAGGTCGACGTGCTGGAGACGATGACGCCCCAGGACTTCCTGGAGTTCCGCCAGCGCCTCGCCCCGGCCAGCGGCTTCCAGTCGGTGCAGTTCCGCGAGCTGGAGTTCCTCTCCGGCGCCAAGGACCCGGGCTACCTCGAGCGGTTCCGGGGCATCACCGAGGCCGAGCGGGCGCGGCTCGACCGCCGGCTGGCCGAGCCGTCGCTGTGGGACGTCTTCGTCGACCTCGTCGCCGCTCGCGGCCTTCCCGTCGACGACGACGCGACCCTGGTGGCCTCGCTGCGCACGGTCGCGCACGACCGCGGCACCCACGGCGAGGTGTGGGCGCTGGCGGAGGCGCTGGTGCTCCACGACGAGCTGGCGGCGGCCTGGCGGGCGCGTCACGTGGTGATGGTCGAGCGGATGATCGGCTCGCGCACCGGCACCGGCGGGTCGACCGGGGCGAGGTACCTGCGCAGCCGCCTGGACCTGAAGTACTACCCGCTGCTGTGGGAGCTGCGCTCGGCGCTGTGA